The following nucleotide sequence is from Melioribacteraceae bacterium.
AACAGGAAAAGCGTATGAATACGGTGATCCAACTCCTACGGATTGGAATGATCCGTTGTATCCGGATTTGCAGGCACCAATTTCACCTTATCCCTTTAATCCGGCAAGGTATTTAACAAAGCGAAATATAAAATTTGGTTTCAGCGTTCGCTTTTAGCAAAAAATTATATGCGATTAAGTTAAGGAAGATTAATTGAAGCGATTTTTTTTCTGTTTTTTATTCATTGCACTAGTCTCGGGTAATTTACATGCTCAGCTTTTCCCGACCTTAGGTGGTCAACGAGCTGGAATTTCTACGGCACAGTTTCTCAAAATAGGAGTTGGTGGACGTGCGACCGCAATGGGGGATGCTTTCATTGCTGTTGCTAATGATGCATCGGCACTTTATTGGAATCCGGCTGGATTAGTACAAACAAAAAGAGACGAAATACTAATTTCGCACAACCAATGGTTAGTTGATATTTCTCATCAATTTATTGGAGGTATTTATCACATCTCAAGTAACGATGTGATAGGTGTTTCTTTAACCGCGCTTCATATGGATGATATGCCCGTTACAACCGAAGTTAGACCTTTTGGAACGGGAGAGTATTTTACATTTGCCGATCTTGCAATTGGATTCACTTATTCCAGAAAAATGACAGAGCAGTTTAGTTTTGGTGGAACGATAAAGTATTTTGAGGAAACTCTAGATAAGCTGAAGATGCGTGGAATTATGA
It contains:
- a CDS encoding PorV/PorQ family protein: MKRFFFCFLFIALVSGNLHAQLFPTLGGQRAGISTAQFLKIGVGGRATAMGDAFIAVANDASALYWNPAGLVQTKRDEILISHNQWLVDISHQFIGGIYHISSNDVIGVSLTALHMDDMPVTTEVRPFGTGEYFTFADLAIGFTYSRKMTEQFSFGGTIKYFEETLDKLKMRGIMIDLGTYYWTGLGSTRFAVTISNFGNELAPDGEVVLFGNRKQSEWQSFSPPTIFRFGIALEPYQDEQHRVTASAQLNHPNDNSENVSAGVEYSWKEILYVRGGYKINVEGQDFTFGAGVSAPISFADITFDYAYAKFSKLGSAHRFSLLLGF